GGCCACCTCCAGCGCCCTGGGCCTGCCGCTGGCGCTGGCGGCGACGCTGGCCTACATCGTGGTCGGCCAGGGCCTGCCGGGCCGGCCGGAGGGCAGCCTGGGCCTGGTGCACCTGCCGTCCTGGCTGCTGCTGGCCAGCACCAGCGTGCTGGCGGCGCCGCTGGGCACGCGGATCTCGCATGCCACCCAGAGCCGGCGGCTGCGCCGGCTCTTCGGCCTGATGCTGCTCGGGGTGGCGGTGGAGATGCTGCGCCGCGCCTGGCATTTGCACTGAGTCGCCGTGAGCGAAGCGGCCCGGCCCGCCCATGCCGCTGCGAGGCGGCCCGGGCAGCGCCCGGCGCGCTTCAGCCAGCGAAGGGGATGCTGGCCAGCACGACCTGGTTGCCGCCCTGGGCCTGGGCGGCTTGCAGCGCCGTCCGGGCTGCATCGAGCAGCGCCTGGGTGGACGTTGCGCTGATCGGGAAAACGGCAATCCCGATCGACACGCTGAAATGCAGGGCCTGATCGCCCGCCACCACGATCTGGCTGGCGCAGGCGCGGCGCAGGCCCTCCATGCGCTTGTGCGCCGCGGCCAGGCCGCAGCCCGACATCAGCAGGGCATGGCGCTCGCCGTCGAGCCGGCAGGGCGTGTCCATCGCCCGGGTGCTGTCGCGCAGCAGGCGGCCCAGGGCCTCGACCAGGCCGCGGCGCTCGGCGGCGGGCGGACCCTCGGGCGGCAGGGCATCGGGCTCGATCAGGACGAGGGCGAATTCGCGGTGCTCGCGCTGGGACAGGTCGGCCTCGCGGCGCAGATTGGCGTCGAACTGGGCGGGCGGATGCAGGCCGGGCACCGGCTCCTCGGCCAGGGCGCGGGGCTGGACGGCGCGGCTGAGCTGCTCGTGGGCCTGCTGCAGGGCCTCGAACTGGGCCAGGGTCTGGCGCAGGGCCTGCTCGGCCCGCTGCTGCCCGCGGGCATCCAGCCACAGGCCGACCAGGGCGGTGCCATCGGCCGCCGGCGGGTCGAGCCGCAGCCGGGCACTGAGGTAAGTCGCCGGCGCACCCGGCGGCCCCAGGTCGATCAGGAGGGGATGGGTGGGCATGCCGGGCGCGGCGCCTTGCTCGGCCCGGGCCAGGCGTTCGGCCCGGTCGGCGGGCAGCAGGGCGGCATCGTCGCGGCCCCAGGCCGCCGCGGCATCGTCCAGGCCCAGGGCGCGGGCGCCCGCGGCATTCAGGCTCAGGTAGCGGCCCTGCGCATCCTTGCGCAGCAGCACGGCGCCCAGCGCATCGGCCAGGGTTTCGAGCAGGGGCCAGGCCAGGCCGGGCGAAGGGGGATCAGCTTGCCGCATCGGCCGATGCTAGGCCGCCGGGGAGAAGCCAGCGTGTCGATAATGGCTTGATGGACCGTGCTGATGTCGTCATCGTGGGCGCCGGCGCGGCCGGCCTGTTCTGTGCAGGCGTGGCGGGGCAGCGCGGGCTTTCGGTGCTGCTGATCGACCATGCGGAGAAGGTGGCCGAGAAGATCCGCATCTCCGGCGGCGGGCGCTGCAACTTCACCAACCGCGATGCCGGCCCGGCGCACTTCCTGTCCGAGAACCCGGCCTTCTGCCGCTCGGCCCTGGCGCGCTACACGCCGGCCCAGTTCATCGCCCTGGTGCAGCGCCACCGCATTGCCTGGCATGAGAAGCACAAGGGCCAGCTCTTCTGCGACGACAGCAGCGAGTCCATCATCCAGATGCTGCTGCGCGAGTGCGAGGCCGGCGGCGTGCGGCGCTGGCAGCCCTGCCGCGTCGAGGCGGTGCGGCAGACGGCGGCGGGCGGCTTCGAGCTCGACACCTCGCGCGGCCTGGTGCAGGCGCGGCAGTTGGTGGTTGCCAGCGGCGGCCTGTCCATCCCGAAGATCGGCGCCAGCGACTGGGGCCACCGCATCGCGCGGCAGTTCGGCCACCGCATCGTCGAGCCGCGGCCCGGCCTGGTGCCGCTGACCTTTGCCGCAGCCGACTGGGCGCCCTTCGCCGACCTGGCCGGCCTGGCCCTGCCGGTGCGGGTGGCCACCGGCAGCAAGCCGGCGCGCGGCGAGTTCCTGGAGGACCTGCTGTTCACCCACCGCGGCCTCAGCGGGCCGGCGGTGCTGCAGATCTCCAGCCACTGGCGGCCCGGCCAGATGCTGGAGCTGGACCTGCTGCCCGGCATCGACCTGGCCGCCGCGCTGCGCGAGGCCAAGCAGCGCTCGCGCAAGCAGCTCGGCAACGAACTGCTGACCTGGCTGCCGGCGCGGCTGGCCGAGAAGGTCTGCGCGCCGCTGGGCGAGCTGGCCCGGCGCACCCTGCCCGAGCAGCGCGACGCCACGCTGAGCGGCCTGGCCGACCGCTTGCAGCGCTGGCAACTGCTGCCCAGCGGCACCGAGGGCTACCGCAAGGCCGAGGTGACGATGGGCGGGGTCGACACCCGCGAGCTGAGCTCGCAGACGATGGAGAGCCGCCGCGTGCCCGGCCTGCACTTCATCGGCGAGGTGGCCGATGTCACCGGCTGGCTGGGCGGCTACAACTTCCAGTGGGCCTGGGCTAGCGCCCAGGCCTGCGCGATGGGCCTGCGGGCCGACGGGGGCTGAGCGGCAGCCCGGCCGCGGGTGCTGGCGCAGCCGGCGGACTCGCCTATACTCGCGCTCTTTGCCGGCAACAGCGTCTCGATCGACGTCCCGGGCTTGTCCGGAAACTGCCCGTTCGTCGACACCGGTCGCACCCACTGGATCCACCCGTTCATGACCACCATCCGCCTCAAGGAAAACGAGCCTTTCGATGTCGCCCTGCGCCGTTTCAAGCGCACCATCGAGAAGCTCGGCCTGCTGACCGACCTGCGCGCACGCGAGTTCTACGAGAAGCCGACCGCCGAGCGCAAGCGCAAGAAGGCCGCCGCCGTGAAGCGCCACTACAAGCGGGTCCGCAGCCAGCAGCTGCCCAAGCGCCTGTACTGATCGTCGCCCCGGCGTGGGTGGCCTGAACCGGCTGCCGCACCCAAGCCCGCCACGGGACGCCGTTGCGGGCTTCGTCGTTTCTGGAGACCCGACATGAGCCTGAAAGACCGCATCACCGAGGACATGAAGACCGCGATGCGCGCCAAGGATGCCGAGCGCCTGGGCACCATCCGCCTGTTGCTGGCTGCCTTGAAGCAGAAGGAAGTCGACGAGCGCATCACGCTGGACGACGCCGCCGTCATCGCCGTGGTCGACAAGCTGATCAAGCAGCGCAAGGACTCGGTGAGCCAGTACAGCGCCGCCGGCCGCCAGGACCTGGCCGACAAGGAACAGGCCGAGATCACCGTGCTGACCGCCTACCTGCCGCAACGCCTGGACGCCGCCGAGGTGCAGGCCCGTGTCGACGCGCTGGGCAATGCCCTGGCCGCCGAGCTAGGCCGTGCGCTGGCCGCCGCCGACATGGGCAAGCTGATGGGCAGCGCCAAGGCCGCGCTGGCCGGCATCGCCGAGATGGCGCAGGTGTCCGCGGCGGTCAAGTCGCGTCTCAGCCGCTGAAGCCCGGCCCCCGCTGGCGGCAAGCCGCTACAGTTGTGTCATGCAAACCTGACAACGTCCGTCCATGAGCCCCTCCGACCTGCCCCTCCAGCGTGCCAACGCCGACCTCGCCTTCGCGCCGCAACTGGGCCCCGAGGCGATGGCTGCGGTCGCCGCCTCCGGCTTCCGCAGCGTGATCAACAACCGGCCGGACGGCGAAGGCGGACCGGGCCAGCCGAGCAGCGAGTCCGTGCAGGCCGCTGCCGAGGCCGCCGGCCTGCAATACGCCCACCTGCCGGTGCTCGGCAGCATGCAGACCCCCGAGCAGGCCCGTGCGATGGCCGAGCTGCTGGCCAGTATGCCCAAGCCCATCCTGGCCTTTTGCCGCAGTGGCGCGCGCAGCGCCCGGCTGTGCGCGCTGGCCAGCGAGTTCACGCCGCGCTGAGCGGCCGGCGGACGGATCCGGCCGGGCCCGCATGGCCCGCCGGATGCCCCGCCCGCTTCGCAGGCTGAGCGGCCGACCATGTCGCGCCGCATCGCCCACCTCGACATGGACGCCTTCTTCGCGTCCGTCGAGCTGCTGAGCCGGCCCGAGCTGGCCGGCCTGCCCCTGGTCATCGGCGGCAGCCGCCCGGCCGGCGGCGAAGGCCCGCCGGCCCCCGAGCCGCTGGGGCGCTACCGCGGCCGCGGCGTCGTCACCACCGCCACCTACCCGGCCCGCGCCTTCGGCGTGCACAGCGGCATGCCGCTGATGCAGGCAGCGCGGCTCGCACCGCAGGCCCTGCGGCTGCCGCCGGATTTCGAGGCCTACAAGGCCGCGTCGCGCGCCTTCAAGGCAGCGGCGGCGACGATCGCGCCGACGATCGAGGACCGCGGCATCGACGAGATCTACCTCGACCTCAGCGCCCTGCCCGGCGTGGCCGAGGACGGCGGCCGGGCCTGCGCCGCCGCGCTTCAGGCAGCCGTCCGGGCCGCGACCGGCTTGAGCTGCTCGATCGCGGTGGCGCCGAACAAGCTGCTGGCCAAGCTGGGCTCCGAACTCGACAAGCCCGGCGGCCTCACCGTGCTCGGCCCCGAGGACCTGGCGACCCGCATCTGGCCGCTGCCGGCGCGCAAGCTCAACGGCATCGGCCCGCGGGCGGCGGAGAAGCTGTCGGCCCTGGGCATGCAGACCCTGGGCGAACTGGCCGCGGCCGATCCGGCCTGGCTGATCGTGCATTTCGGCCCGCGCTACGGCGCCTGGCTGCATGAGGCCGCGCAGGGCCGCGACGAGCGGCCGGTCGTGACCCACCGCGAGCCCAAGAGCCTGAGCCGCGAGACGACCTTCGAGCGCAACCTGCATCCGCGCAGCGACCGGGCCGAGCTTGGCGCCGTCTTCACCCGCCTGTGCGAGCGCCTGGCCGAGGACCTGCGCAAGCGCGGCCTGCGCGCCGGCCGCGTCGGCGTGAAGCTGCGCGATGCGGACTTCCGCACCCTCAGCCGCGAGCAGACCCTGGACACCCCGAGCGACGAAGCCGCCACCCTGCGCCGCGCCGCCGGCCTGGGCCTGAAACGCATGCCGCTGGACCAGCCGCTGCGCCTGCTGGGCGTGCGGGCCAGCAGCCTGCGGGCCGCCGACGCGCCGGAGACCGCCCCGATCCGCCGCCGCCCGCCTGCGGGGCCGCAGACGGCCGAGCTGTTTACCGACTGAAGCGGTCGCTCAGCCCGAGTTCAGGCCTGGACTCAGGCCTTGGGCAAGGTCACCCCGACCTGGCCCTGGTACTTGCCGCCACGGTCGGCATAGCTGGTCTCGCAGACCTCGTCGCTCTCGAAGAACAACACCTGGGCGCAGCCCTCGCCCGCGTAGATCTTGGCCGGCAGGGGCGTGGTGTTGCTGAACTCCAGGGTCACATAGCCTTCCCACTCGGGCTCGAAGGGGGTCACGTTGACGATGATTCCGCAGCGCGCATAGGTGCTCTTGCCCAGGCAGATGGTCAGCACATTGCGCGGGATGCGGAAGTACTCGACCGTGCGCGCCAGCGCGAAGCTGTTGGGCGGGATGATGCAGTGGTCGCCGTGGAAGTCGACGAAGCTCTTCTCGTCGAAATTCTTCGGGTCGACCACGGTGCTGTGGATGTTGGTGAAGACCTTGAATTCCGGTGCGCAGCGGATGTCGTAGCCGTAGCTGCTGGTCCCGTAGCTGATGACCCGGCGGCCCTCGACCTCGCGCACCTGCTTCGGCTCGAAGGGTTCGATCAGGCCGTGCTGCTCGGCCATGCGGCGGATCCAGCGGTCGCTCTTGATGCTCATCGGGAGTCCTCGTCGTGAAGCGCGGATTCTAGGAAGCGGCTCGCGTCCGCCGGGCCGCCGTTCCACTTTTGCTGCATTGCCGCAAAATGGCGGTGCGGCGCTCTCGCCGTGCCCCACCCCCTGCGCAGGAAGCCGCCATGCCCATCGTCGTGTTCAACCAGAAAGGCGGGGTCGGCAAGTCCACCATCACCTGCAACCTCGCGGCCATCAGCGCGCACGAGAGCCTGAAGACCCTGGTGATCGACCTGGACCAGCAGGCCAATTCCAGCGCCTACCTGCTGGGCCGCGAGGCCGCGGCCGCCGCGCGCGGCGTGGCCGACTTCTTCGAGCAGACGCTGAGCTTCAGCTTCCGCCCGCTGCCGGCCGGCGACTTCGTCACCCCCTCGCCCTTCCCCGGCCTGGACGTGATGGTGGCCAGCCCGCGGCTCGACGAATTGCAGACCAAGCTGGAGTCGCGCCACAAGATCTACAAGCTGCGCGAGGCCCTGCAGGCCCTGGCTGCCGACTACGACCGCATCTACATCGACACGCCACCCGCGTTGAACTTCTACACACGCTCGGCCCTGATGGGCGCCGGCGGCTGCCTGATCCCCTTCGACTGCGACGATTTCTCGCGCCAGGCGCTCTACACCCTGCTGGCCAACGTCGAGGAAATCCGCGCCGACCACAACCCCGAGCTGAAGGTGAAGGGCATCGTGGTCAACCAGTTCCAGCCGCGTGCCAAGCTGCCGCTGCGGCTGGTGCAGGAGCTGATCGAGGAGGGCCTGCCGGTGCTGCAACCCTATCTGGGCAGCTCGGTGAAGGTGCGCGAATCGCACCAGCTCGCGCAACCCATGATCCACCTGGAGCCGCGCCATGCCTTGACGCAGGCCCTGGTGGCCCTGCACGCCCAACTGGCCTGAGCGCAGCGTCAGGCTGCGGCGCTCAATCCGCCGGCAGCGGCCGGCGTTCCAGCGCGGCGGCGGGCTCGGCGTCGAAGCGCTCGAAGCCGCTGTAGCAGAGGAAGTGCCGGTTCACGGCCCGGCCGAACAGGGCCATGCCGAGCTGGCCGGCCAGGGCATGGCCCATCTGCGTGATGCCCGAGCGCGAGACGACGATGGGCACGCCCATCTGCGCGGCCTTGATGACCATCTCGCTGGTCAGCCGGCCGGTCGTGTAGAAGACCTTGCCGCGGCTGTCCAGGCCCTGCATCCACATCCAGCCAGCGATGGTGTCGATGGCATTGTGGCGGCCGACGTCCTCGACGAAGTGCAGCAACTCGGCGGTCTGCACGCCATCGGCGCCCTTGCCGAGCGCGAACAGGGCGCAGCCATGCACCGAGCCGGAAGACTTGTAGGTGCTCTCTTGCAGCCGCATGGCCTCCAGCAGGGCATAGAGGCCGCGCTGGCTGATGCGGGCCTCGGCCGGCGGCGGCAGCTCGATGCGGTCGATCTCGTCCATCAGGCCGCCGAAGACCGTGCCCTGGCCGCAGCCGGTGGTGACCACCTTCTGCGCGGTGCGTGCCTCCAGGTCGGGCAGGCCCGACACGGTGCGGACCGCGGCGGCATTGACCTCCCAATCGACGGTGATGGATTCGATGTCGTCCAGCCGCTCCAGCAGGCGCTGGTTGCGCAGGTAGCCCAGCACCAGCAGCTCGGGCGCGGCGCCGAGTGTCATCAGGGTGAGCAGCTCGCGCTTGTCGACGAAGACGGTGAGCGGTCGCTCGGCCGGGATGGAGGTGCTGCGATGCTCACCGTGCTCGTCGAGCACTTCGATGGCCTGTGTCAGGGGCGCCTGGGCCTGGGTCAGTCGGGGCAGCGGCATCGGGTCGCGGAAGGAATGGGTCGCCGGCCATGATGCCAGCGGGCGCACCGGCGGCCCGCACGCCATCCGGGTTCAGGGCTTGGGCGCGGACGCAGCCTCGGGCGGCGTGTAGACGAAGGGGCCGGGATCGGCGCAGGGCGGGGTGGCCACCGGCGGGCGGGTTTCCTTGCCCGCCGTCTTGGCGGTCGTGTAGTAGTGCGCTGCCGTGCGCTCCATGGACAGGCAGAGCTTGTAGGCGCCGACCTTGTCGCCATGGGCCGTCTTGGCCTTGGTTTCGTCGGCCTTGGCCTTGGCCTCGGGGCTGGGCGGCGGCAGCTTGGCCGCGACCGGGGCGGCCAGGCTCAGGGCCAGCGCGCCCAGGGCGGCGGCCTGGCAGAGGGTGTGAAGCTTCATGGCGTCTTCCTGCGGGAGCGGGTCTCGTCGGGGCTCAGGCCGGGCGGCCCAGGGCGGCGGACGCATCGGCCGCCGGCTGCGGGCTGCGCTGCGCGGGGATGCGGCCGGCCTGGATGTCCTCGGCCCACAGGGCATGGTGTTCGCGCGCCCAGGCCTCGTCGACATAGCCGCTGCGCATGGCCTGGTAGGCGCCCTGCATGCCCACCGTGCCCATGTAGATGTGACCGAGGAACATGGCCATCATCAGCACCGTGGCCACGGCATGGACCATGTGCGCGATCTGCATCTCGCCGCGCGTCTCGCCCAGGCCGGGCACCAGCTTGTCGAGCACGAGGCCCGAGGCCACGACGATCAGGCCCAGGCCGAAGACGCCGCCCCAGAAGACGATCTTCTCGCCCGCATTGAAGCGGTGTGAAGGCACATGGGCGCCGCTGAACAGGCCGCCACCGCGAACGATCCAGAGCCAGTCGTCCTTGCTCGGCATGTTGTCGCGCACGAAGGTGAAGAAGACCACCAGCAGCGACACCGCGAACACCGGTCCGGCGAAGTTGTGCACATTCTTCAGCGCATAGGCCAGCCAGCCGAACAGGGTCGGGCCGATCAGCGGCAGCAGCAGGAACTTGCCGAAGGCCATGACCACGCCCGAGACCGCCAGCAGCACGAAGGTGATGGCATTGCTCCAGTGCGCGGCCCGCTCGAAGTGGGTGAAGCGCTCGATGCGGCGGCCGGTTTCGGGCGCATGCAGCTTCATCGTGCCCTTGGCCTTGTAGAACAGGCCCAGGGCCAGCACGACGATCAGCAGCAGCGCGCCGCCGTAGGGCACGATCCACTGATTGCGGACCTGGCGCCAGGCCTCGCCGGCCGTCGTCCAGCGCGAGCCGGGGTACTGCACGAAGGGCTGAACCAGCACGCCCTGCTCGGCCCCGGGCAGGGTGGTGAAGCCGGCGTCATGGCCGGACTCGCGCACCGCACGCCAGAAGGGCGCATTGTTGCCAGGCTGGCTCTTGGCGCGCTCGGCATTGCTCTCGTCGGCACGCGGCTCGGCGGCTGCGCCGGGCTGCGCTGTAGCGGCGTCCGGCTGGGCCTGGGCCTGGGCCTGGGCGCTCAGCCCGGCCAGGGCCAGCATGCAGCCGGCCAGAAGGGTGCGGCAGGTGGCGGAAAGACTCATGGTTCGACCTCGGGGCGGAGGAAGTCGGGGCACGGCCCGCGCAAGGCGGGCCGGCCGCTCATTTCGAGACGCGGGCGTATTCGTTCTGGCCCTGGTTGCGGCTGCGGATCTGCTGCTCCCAGCTCGCCTGGTCCTTGCCCTGCCAGCCCGGGGCGGCGAAGGGCGAGGCCTCGGACTGCCAGGCGGGACGGTCGGCCCGCTTCTGGCCCGCAGCCAGTTCCTGCGGGGGCTCGCCACATGCAGCCAGCCCGGCCGCCAGCGCCAGCAAGAGGCCCGTGCGGACGGCGATCAAGACTGGCCTCCGGCCGGCGCCTTGCCTTCGCCCGGCTTGCCGTAGGCGGTGCCCCAGCCCCAGACCTCGCTGCCCTTGCCGCGCGTCAGCACGCGGGTGCGGAAGATGTCCGCCACCACATCGCCGTCGCCGCCCAGCAGGGCCTTGGTCGAGCACATCTCCGCGCAGGCGGGAAGCTTGCCTTCCGACAGGCGGTTGCTGCCGTACTTCTCGAACTCGGTCTCGCTGCCATGGGCCTCGGGGCCGCCGGCGCAGAAGGTGCACTTGTCCATCTTGCCGCGCAGGCCGAAGGTACCGTTGGTCGGGAACTGCGGCGCGCCGAAGGGGCAGGCGTAGCTGCAGTAGCCGCAGCCGATGCAGACGTCCTTGTCGTGCAGCACCACGCCTTCGTCGGTGCGGTAGAAGCAGTCGACCGGGCAGACCGCCATGCAGGGCGCATCGCTGCAATGCATGCAGGCGACCGAGATGCTCTTCTCGCCGGGCAGGCCGTCGTTGAGGGTGACGACGCGGCGGCGGTTGACGCCCCAGGGCACCTCGTGTTCCGCCTTGCAGGCGGTGACGCAACCGTTGCACTCGATGCAACGCTCGGCGTCGCAGATGAACTTCATGCGGGCCATGTCAGCTCCTTCTTAGGCCGAGGCCTTTTCGATCTGGCAAAGGGTGGTCTTGGTCTCCTGCATCATCGTCACGCTGTCGTAGCCGTAGGTCGTGGCGGTGTTGATCGCCTCGCCGCGGACCACGGGCATGGCGCCCTGCGGGTAATAGGGCGCCAGGTCGACGCCCCCCCAACGACCGGAAAAGTGGAAGGGCAGGAAGACCGTCTCGGCATCGACCCGCTCGGTCACCAGCGCCTTGACCTTGATGCCGGGGAAGCCCGGCACCTGCTGCATGGGCGGCGTCTTGACCCAGACCATGTCGCCGTTGCGGATGCCGCGGTCGTTGGCGGCACGCGGGTTGAGCTCGACGAACATGTCCTGCTGAAGCTCGGCCAGGTAGGGGTTGGAGCGGGTCTCCTCGCCACCGCCTTCGTACTCGACGAGCCGGCCGCTGGTCATGATCAGCGGGAACTGCTTGCCGATGTCGAGGTTGGCGTCCTGCACGGTCTTGAAGAGCGTCGGCAGGCGCCAGAAGGCCTTCTTGTCGTCATGCGTCGGGTACTTGGCGACGAGGTCCGGCCGGTTGCTGTAGAGCGGCTCGCGGTGCTTGGGGATGGGGTCGGGGAAGTTCCAGACCACCGCCCGCGCCTTGGCATTGCCGAAGGGATGGCAGCCGTGGTTCTGCATCACGACGCGCTGGATGCCGCCGGACAGGTCGGTCTTCCAGTTCTTGCCCTCGGCGGCCTTCTTCTCGTCCTCGGTCAGTTCGTCCCACCAGCCCAGCTTCTTGAGCAGGACGTGATCGAACTCGGGGTAGCCGGTGGTCAGGTCGGCGCCCTTGCTGTGCGAGCCGTCGGCTGCGAGCAAGGACACGCCATCCTTCTCGACGCCGAAGTTCGCGCGGAAATTGCCGCCGCCTTCCATCACATGCCGGGAGGTGTCGTAGAGATTGGGCGAGCCCGGATGCTTGAGCTCGGCCGTGCCGTAGCAGGGCCAGGGCAGGCCGAAGTAGTCACCGTCGAGCTTGTAACCAGTGGCCTGGTCGATGCCGCCCTTGGCCCGCAACGTGTTCACGTCGAAGACATGCATGTTGCGCATGTGGGCCTTCAGGCGCTCGGGGCTCTGGCCGGTGTAGCCGATGGTCCAGACGGCGCGGTTGATCTCGCGCAGGATCGATTCGGTCTCGGGCTCCATGCCGCCCTTGCCCTGCACCATGGTGTAGTTCTTGACCAGCTCCTTGCCGAAGCCGAGCTTGTCGGCAAGCTGGCTCATGATCATGTGGTCGGTGCGGCTCTCCCACAGCGGGTCGATGACCTTCTCGCGCCACTGGATCGAGCGGTTCGACGCGGTGCAGGAGCCGCTGGTCTCGAACTGCGTGGTGGTCGGCAGCAGGTAGACGGCGCGCTTGGGGTTCTGGTCCTCGGGCTTGCCGGGCATGGCCGCCATCGCGGCGGTGGCGCTGGGGAAGGGGTCGACGACGACCAGCAGGTCCAGCTTGTCCATGGCCCGCTTCATCTCCAGGCCGCGGGTCTGCGAGTTGGGCGCATGGCCCCAGAAGAACAGCGCGCGCAGATTGCTGTCCTGGTCGATCAGCTCGTTCTTCTCCAGCACGCCGTCGACCCAGCGCGAGACCGTCATGCCGGACTTGCTCATCATGCCCGGCGCGTACTGGGCCTTGATCCAGTCGAAGTCCACGCCCCAGACCTTGGCGTAGTGCTTCCACGAGCCCTCGGCCAGGCCGTAGTAGCCGGGCAGGCTGTCGGGGTTGGGACCAACGTCGGTCGCGCCCTGCACGTTGTCGTGGCCGCGGAAGATGTTGGTGCCGCCCCCGCTCACGCCCACATTGCCCAGCGCAAGCTGAAGCAGGCAGGAGGCGCGCACGATGGCATTGCCAATGGTGTGCTGCGTCTGGCCCATGCACCACACGATGGTGCCGGGCCGGTTCTCGGCCAGGATCTTGGCCACCTTGAAAGTGGTGGCCTCATCGACGCCGCAGGCTTCCTGCACCTTGTCCGGCGTCCAATTGGCGAGCACTTCCTCGCGCACCTTCTCCATGCCGTAGACACGGTCGGCGAGGTACTTCTGGTCCTCCCAGCCGTTCTTGAAGATGTGCCACATCACGCCGAAGAGGAAGGGGATGTCGGACCCCGAGCGGATCCGCACGTACTCATCGGCCTTGGCCGCCGTCCGCGTGAAGCGCGGGTCGACGACGATCATCTTGCAGCCCTTCTCCTTGGCATGCAGCATGTGCAGCATCGAGACGGGGTGCGCCTCCGCCGCATTGCTGCCGATGTAGATCGCCGCCTTGGCGTTCTGCATGTCGTTGTAGGAGTTGGTCATCGCCCCGTAGCCCCAGGTGTTGGCGACACCCGCGACCGTGGTGGAGTGGCAGATGCGCGCCTGGTGGTCGGTGTTGTTGCTGCCCCAGAAGCTGATCCACTTGCGCAGCAGATAGGCCTGCTCGTTGTTGTGCTTGCTGGAGCCGACGACGAAGAGCGCGTCCGGGCCGCTCTCCTTCTTGATGGCCAGCAGGCGCTCGCTGATCTCCTCGTAGGCCTGGTCCCAACTGATGCGCTGGTACTTGCCGTCGACCAGCTTCATCGGGTACTTCAGGCGGAACTCGCCATGGCCATGCTCGCGCAGGGCCGCACCCTTGGCGCAGTGCGCGCCGAGGTTGATCGGCGAATCGAAGACCGGCTCCTGCCGGACCCAGACGCCGTTCTCGACCACGGCATCCACCGCGCAA
This window of the Piscinibacter lacus genome carries:
- the fdh3B gene encoding formate dehydrogenase FDH3 subunit beta, translated to MARMKFICDAERCIECNGCVTACKAEHEVPWGVNRRRVVTLNDGLPGEKSISVACMHCSDAPCMAVCPVDCFYRTDEGVVLHDKDVCIGCGYCSYACPFGAPQFPTNGTFGLRGKMDKCTFCAGGPEAHGSETEFEKYGSNRLSEGKLPACAEMCSTKALLGGDGDVVADIFRTRVLTRGKGSEVWGWGTAYGKPGEGKAPAGGQS
- a CDS encoding formate dehydrogenase subunit alpha codes for the protein MLLTRRSSSVDATAMPSMLASLQRGVARALPTVDRRGFLRRSGLGLGAGLALPQLTMIRKAEAADGAKAAAADGARKIEVKRTVCGHCSVGCAVDAVVENGVWVRQEPVFDSPINLGAHCAKGAALREHGHGEFRLKYPMKLVDGKYQRISWDQAYEEISERLLAIKKESGPDALFVVGSSKHNNEQAYLLRKWISFWGSNNTDHQARICHSTTVAGVANTWGYGAMTNSYNDMQNAKAAIYIGSNAAEAHPVSMLHMLHAKEKGCKMIVVDPRFTRTAAKADEYVRIRSGSDIPFLFGVMWHIFKNGWEDQKYLADRVYGMEKVREEVLANWTPDKVQEACGVDEATTFKVAKILAENRPGTIVWCMGQTQHTIGNAIVRASCLLQLALGNVGVSGGGTNIFRGHDNVQGATDVGPNPDSLPGYYGLAEGSWKHYAKVWGVDFDWIKAQYAPGMMSKSGMTVSRWVDGVLEKNELIDQDSNLRALFFWGHAPNSQTRGLEMKRAMDKLDLLVVVDPFPSATAAMAAMPGKPEDQNPKRAVYLLPTTTQFETSGSCTASNRSIQWREKVIDPLWESRTDHMIMSQLADKLGFGKELVKNYTMVQGKGGMEPETESILREINRAVWTIGYTGQSPERLKAHMRNMHVFDVNTLRAKGGIDQATGYKLDGDYFGLPWPCYGTAELKHPGSPNLYDTSRHVMEGGGNFRANFGVEKDGVSLLAADGSHSKGADLTTGYPEFDHVLLKKLGWWDELTEDEKKAAEGKNWKTDLSGGIQRVVMQNHGCHPFGNAKARAVVWNFPDPIPKHREPLYSNRPDLVAKYPTHDDKKAFWRLPTLFKTVQDANLDIGKQFPLIMTSGRLVEYEGGGEETRSNPYLAELQQDMFVELNPRAANDRGIRNGDMVWVKTPPMQQVPGFPGIKVKALVTERVDAETVFLPFHFSGRWGGVDLAPYYPQGAMPVVRGEAINTATTYGYDSVTMMQETKTTLCQIEKASA